A stretch of the Enterobacter mori genome encodes the following:
- the norV gene encoding anaerobic nitric oxide reductase flavorubredoxin — translation MSILVKNNIHWVGQRDWEVRDFHGTEYKTLRGSSYNSYLIREGKNVLIDTVDHKFSREFVQNLRSEIDLDAIDYIIINHAEEDHAGALTELMSYIPNTPIYCTTNAIDSINGHHHHPEWNFHTVKTGDSLDIGNGKQLIFVETPMLHWPDSMMTYMTGDAVLFSNDAFGQHYCDERLFNDEVDQTELFEQCQRYYANILTPFSRLVTPKITEILGFNLPVDMIATSHGVVWRENPTQIVELYLKWAADYQEDRITIFYDTMSNNTRMMADAIAQGINEVDPNVAVKIFNVARSDKNEVLTNVFRSKGVLVGTSTMNNVMMPKIAGLVEEMTGLRFRNKRASAFGSHGWSGGAVDRLSTRLQDAGFEMSLSLKAKWRPDIDALEICRQHGRDIARQWALAALPEVAAAPTEQQEACACAAAAAADLGPRMQCSVCQWIYDPELGEPLQDVAPGTPWRDVPDNFLCPECSLGKDVFDELGTEAK, via the coding sequence CATTCATTGGGTGGGTCAACGTGACTGGGAAGTGCGCGATTTCCACGGGACGGAATACAAAACGCTGCGCGGCAGCAGCTACAACAGCTATCTCATCCGCGAAGGAAAAAACGTGCTGATCGATACCGTCGATCACAAGTTCAGCCGCGAGTTCGTGCAAAACCTGCGCAGCGAAATCGACCTGGACGCCATCGACTACATCATCATCAACCACGCGGAAGAAGATCACGCCGGTGCGCTGACCGAACTGATGTCTTACATTCCGAACACGCCTATCTACTGCACCACCAACGCGATTGACTCTATTAACGGCCATCACCACCACCCGGAGTGGAATTTCCACACCGTGAAAACAGGTGATTCCCTGGATATCGGCAACGGCAAACAGCTGATCTTCGTGGAAACCCCGATGCTGCACTGGCCAGACAGCATGATGACCTACATGACCGGCGACGCGGTGCTGTTCAGTAACGACGCCTTCGGCCAGCACTACTGCGATGAGCGTCTGTTCAACGACGAAGTGGATCAGACCGAACTGTTCGAGCAGTGCCAGCGCTACTACGCCAACATCCTTACGCCGTTCAGCCGTCTGGTGACGCCAAAAATTACCGAAATCCTCGGCTTCAACCTGCCGGTTGACATGATTGCCACCTCCCACGGCGTGGTGTGGCGTGAGAACCCGACCCAGATCGTCGAGCTGTACCTGAAGTGGGCGGCGGACTATCAGGAAGATCGCATCACTATTTTCTACGACACCATGTCCAACAACACCCGCATGATGGCGGACGCTATTGCCCAGGGCATCAACGAGGTTGATCCGAACGTGGCGGTGAAAATCTTCAACGTGGCGCGCAGCGATAAGAATGAGGTATTGACCAACGTGTTCCGCTCTAAGGGCGTGCTGGTGGGCACCTCCACCATGAACAACGTGATGATGCCGAAAATTGCCGGCCTGGTGGAAGAGATGACCGGCCTGCGTTTTCGCAACAAGCGAGCCAGCGCCTTCGGCTCCCACGGCTGGAGCGGCGGCGCGGTAGACCGTCTTTCTACCCGTCTGCAGGATGCGGGTTTTGAAATGTCCCTGAGCCTGAAGGCGAAATGGCGTCCGGATATCGACGCCCTGGAGATCTGCCGCCAGCATGGCCGCGACATTGCCCGTCAGTGGGCGCTCGCTGCGCTGCCGGAAGTGGCGGCAGCACCAACCGAACAGCAGGAAGCCTGCGCCTGTGCCGCCGCGGCAGCCGCCGATCTCGGCCCGCGCATGCAGTGCAGCGTCTGCCAGTGGATCTACGACCCGGAACTGGGCGAGCCATTGCAGGATGTTGCCCCGGGCACGCCGTGGCGCGACGTGCCGGACAACTTCCTCTGCCCGGAATGTTCCCTCGGTAAAGACGTCTTTGACGAACTGGGTACGGAGGCAAAATGA